CAAGAAGGACTACAAAGTCATTGGAAGAATTTAACCAGATTTTTAAGAATCGCAGTATTGAAGGGGAAATAATAGATTTTCTACCCATTCACAAATACAGGCTTTCGAGAAGAGAGGAAATTGAATATTTTTTAGTAGAAAAAGCTATCGAAAATTACCTTATTATTGATGATGATAAGAGTTTGAGTGGTTTAGAAGAAAAAAGTAAATTGGTATTAACAGAGTTGTTGAAAGGATTTGACCGAGATAAACTCAAAGAAGCGAAAATCAAAGTCAGCAATTCTTTCGGGGATTGCTGACTTTGATTTTTGCTATAAAAAGTGGTACATTGGATTCAGTCACTAAAAAATATCTCTGTGAAAAACTAAAATATTTTAATATAAACAAAAAAATGATTCAAATACTTGAAGATAAAACAGGTGTTCAAAGAGCAGAAATCATAATTACTACAAAAGAAGGCAATTTGGTTGAAGGCTCTATTATTAACCATTCATTTACCAATGAACAAGTAGCAATATTTGAAGAGTTTTGTGAGGTGATTAACGACCAAATATTTTCAGTACTGGATGAAATTGAAGATAGAATTGAGTCATTTGGCTTTAAGATTAGATATGAAAAACGGAAAATTTTTGATCTGCAAATTTACAACTTGAAGACCATTTCTTTTTGTTTTAAAATATAATTTTATATCACGTCTTTATCCTCGCCTCACTTATTCAAAATCAAAACCTCAATAGATTTGCAGGTCAAAGTCTTTGATACTGTTGTTGGTAAGTTGTATCGCTTCTTGGGCGAATATTCACAAATGTGATAAAAAAACAGATTTTACAACTCCAGCGCAAAGACTTTTTAGAAAGTTACAAATTGTTCTGTTTTTCAATCAACTCATGTAATTTCTTCAACACTAAATCTTTTTTATTCAATATGATATTGATTGAAGGAACAATGGGATAAGCGGGTATTGTTCCATGTCCGAAATGTGCTTTTTGATCCACTACATTGACATACTTCAGTAGGGAAATGGCCACCACAATTCCAGAAGATAACTCTTCTTCGGGGATCAATCCACTTGTATTTCCTTGATATCCTCCTCCGGTTTCTTCTCCCACAAAAACTGTCTTTTGGTTGAAATCCAAGATGGCAGCTACATCTGCACAAGAGGACAGGACATACAAAGCAAAGCCCATTTATAGGTCTTCACATTAAAAAGGAATAAATCGCAACCCACCCCTGCCCCTCCAAGGAGGGGAATACTTGTGCCAAGTGGGAAATTCCCCTCTTGGGAGGGGTAAGGGGTGGGTTTAAGTAATATAAACAATCAATGCGGAAACCAATATCATCACAAAAGTATTGTCCTTGAAGTTGCGTTTTGCAGGTTTTTGGGTTTGGTAATAGTCAAATTCTCTTGTAAATAAACCCGATCTTTTCCACAGCCAAACACTGTCCTGTTTTTTGGGTTTCCCATAAAACAGCCACTTGTAGCCTTTGATGTCTGCTGTAATCGGTTCGCTCACTTCAATCCGATTCCAATACCGAAAAGGAGGATCAAAAAAAGTGAGCAGTGAAGTAAGCAGTCAAACTATACTAAATTAGGACTGATAGGAGGATAAAACAGGTAGAATGGCTACCTTTGCAGCTTCAAAATTTTCTGCTTTTTTGAACAAAACCCTTCTCAAAAAAGTTGTAAAGACAGTCTTAAACACATTCCCGAAAACCTATGGAGCTACCAACAGTTTCATCTTTCTTAGATAACAAACAGCCTATTACGAGTGATGAAAATATTTATTTCAAAGATAAAAAATCCCTTCTAAACGATTATTTTATTGCCCAACTCAGTAGAGAAATTAGTCTATTGTCAAGGCGAGAAGTGCTTACAGGAAAGGCAAAATTTGGCATCTTAGGAGACGGAAAGGAATTACCACAGATAGCATTGTCAAAAGTTTTTCGAAGGGGTGATTTTAGGTCGGGTTATTACCGTGACCAAACAATTATGCTTGCTTTAGGACTGTCAGAACCCTCCCATTTATTCGCACAGTTATACGCCAATCCCAATCCTGAAGAAGAGCCACATTCTGCTGGTCGTCAAATGAATTGCCATTTTGCAACGCATAGTTTAGACGAGAATGGAGATTGGAAAAACCTAATGGAGCAGTACAATTCTTCTGCTGATATTGCGCCTACTGCTGGTCAAATGAGCCGAGCAGTTGGCTTAGCATTGGCTTCAAAAACCTACCGTTCGATTCCTGCTTTACATTCTATGAGTCAATTCAGCAACAAAGGGAATGAAGTAGTATTTGTGACTATTGGAGATTCGAGTACGAGTGAAGGCCCTTTTTGGGAGAGCATCAATGCCGTTGGAGTGATGCAAGTTCCTATGTTGATTTCTGTTTGGGACGATGGCTATGGTATATCGGTTCCTAAGAAGTATCAAACTACCAAAGAAAGCATTTCGGAGGTTTTGAGTGGATTCCAGAGAACGGAAGATAAGGCTGGTTTTGATATTTACACAGTCAAAGCATGGGATTATCCAAATCTCTGTAAGGTGTATCAAGAGGCTGCCGAGAAAGTGCGTAGAACGCATATCCCTGCTATCGTTCATGTGATGGAAGTGACTCAGCAACAGGGACATTCGACCAGTGGTTCTCATGAGCGTTACAAAACCAAAGAACGCTTGTCATGGGAAAAGGAATGGGACTGCAATAAGAAAATGAAGGAGTGGATTTTACAAAATGGCTTGGCAACGAAGGAAGAATTATTGCAGAAAGAAAGAGAGGCAAAGACAGAAGCAAGGGCAGGTTTGAGAAAGGCATGGAGTGACTTCAATGAGCCTTTGAAGAAACATATTGCAAATTTGATAAACTTATACGACCGATTGCATCCCAATGTGCACAACAAAAAGGCGGTCATGGATGCAAGAGAATCATTGCTGGCAGAAATTCACCCAACATTGAGAGACATCGCACAGTCTGCTCGAAATTTGTTGATGGAACTGTACCAAGAGCAGCATCCATTGATAAATGAACTCCGTAACTGGAAAAACCAATTTCAAGCGGCCAATCAGGAAACGTACAGTTCTTATTTGTTTAGTCAAACAGAAGAATCTGCTCTAAATGTTCGTGAAGTAAAACCTGCTTACGGTGATGTTCTTCAATTGATAAGTGGTTACGAAATTTTGAATCAGTGTTTTGATGCAGCTTTTGCAAGGGACGAAAGAGTGATGGCTTTTGGTGAAGATGTAGGACATATTGGAGGAGTTAACCAAGCATTTGCAGGGCTTCAAGAAAAGTATGGCATCGAGCGAATTTTTGACACAGGTATTCGAGAAAACACCATTATGGGGCAAGGAATAGGGTTGGCAATGAGAGGTTTACGACCTATTGCAGAAATTCAATACTTAGATTATTTTATCTACGGAATGCAGCCAATTGTAGATGATTTATCTACCATTGCTTACCGCACCAAAGGCCGTCAAAAAGCCCCAATGATTATCCGTACCCGTGGACACCGTTTGGAGGGAGTATGGCATACAGGGTCTCCTATGGGAATGATTCTGAATGGAATAAGAGGTGTGCATGTTTTGGTTCCACGCAATATGACCCAAGCAGCAGGTTTCTACAATACCTTGCTGCAATCGGATGAACCCGCCTTGGTTGTAGAATGTTTGAACGGATACCGTTTGAAGGAAAAAAAACCTGAAAATATCGCTGATATGCAAACCCCTCTGGGTAAGGTAGAGGTACTTCAAGCAGGCAAAGATATTACCCTTGTCACTTATGGTTCTACTTGCAGAATCGTAGAAAAAGCAGCAGAACGCTTAAAAGAACGCCTGAAAATTAGTTGTGAAGTAATTGATGTTCAGAGCTTGCTACCTTTTGATTTGGAACATGACATTTTGAAGTCTCTTCAAAAAACCAATCGCTTATTGATTGTAGATGAAGATGTACCTGGCGGTGCCTCTGCATTTATTTTGCAGCAAATCATAGAAGTACAAGGTGGATTCAAATGGCTTGATTCTGCGCCTGCTACCCTTACTGCAAAAGCACATAGAGCCGCTTATGGTTCAGATGGAGACTATTACTCCAAACCAAACATTGAAGATGTAGTCGAGAAAGTATATGGAATTATGCATGAAGTTCTGCCTAAGCAGTATCCTTTGTTTTTTTAGACTTCCTCATAAGTAATGTCTTCTGCAAAGTCATCATCGTTGTCTTCAAAATCTTCTTCTTCTTCAAAATCATCGTCGTCGTATTCTCCAAAAGTTTGTCCTCCAATGGTGTAATGGAAATTACCCAAACCTACATTTCGTTCCAAAGTAGCAATTATTTTTTCCACATTGTCATTAAGCCCATTCACGTAAAGAGGCATTCCATCCTTACCAAATTCTAAGTCTATGACCTCAATGCTGTCCGAAGGGTCTAAAATATATTCGGTTAGTTTGAAGTCTTTGTGAGGTGAAAAGCCCAAATCCTCCGCATATTCAATCGCTCCATAAATTATATTTTGAGCATACTCTGAATCTATTTCTTTCACTTCTAAATGTTTGCTGTTATATATATCAAGCAGAAGGTCATTGTCAAATTCAAAGTTATCCATTCGAAAATGATAATGCGTATCCTTCAATCCTAAACACCAAGTATCTACCAAATACAAACCTACTACCAACTTGTCCCCGCCTTGCTGACGGGAAACGATTACTATTGCCATTCCTGTATCATCCCAGTCTGTATTTACAAAACATTTGTAAAAAGGCAGTTTTCTGGCCCTTGTTTGAATGTATTTTTGAGGAGGCAACTTCACAGGTGCACCACCACTGGATTTTTTTCTCTTGTTTCGATTTTTAGCCATTATTGTCTTTGTGTTAAAGTGTAAAACTGCAAAACTGTAAAATAAACATGCTTTTCATTTTTACCAAATTTTTTACATCCCGTTAAAAAAAGTTAAAGCCCATT
This window of the Chitinophagales bacterium genome carries:
- a CDS encoding thiamine pyrophosphate-dependent enzyme: MELPTVSSFLDNKQPITSDENIYFKDKKSLLNDYFIAQLSREISLLSRREVLTGKAKFGILGDGKELPQIALSKVFRRGDFRSGYYRDQTIMLALGLSEPSHLFAQLYANPNPEEEPHSAGRQMNCHFATHSLDENGDWKNLMEQYNSSADIAPTAGQMSRAVGLALASKTYRSIPALHSMSQFSNKGNEVVFVTIGDSSTSEGPFWESINAVGVMQVPMLISVWDDGYGISVPKKYQTTKESISEVLSGFQRTEDKAGFDIYTVKAWDYPNLCKVYQEAAEKVRRTHIPAIVHVMEVTQQQGHSTSGSHERYKTKERLSWEKEWDCNKKMKEWILQNGLATKEELLQKEREAKTEARAGLRKAWSDFNEPLKKHIANLINLYDRLHPNVHNKKAVMDARESLLAEIHPTLRDIAQSARNLLMELYQEQHPLINELRNWKNQFQAANQETYSSYLFSQTEESALNVREVKPAYGDVLQLISGYEILNQCFDAAFARDERVMAFGEDVGHIGGVNQAFAGLQEKYGIERIFDTGIRENTIMGQGIGLAMRGLRPIAEIQYLDYFIYGMQPIVDDLSTIAYRTKGRQKAPMIIRTRGHRLEGVWHTGSPMGMILNGIRGVHVLVPRNMTQAAGFYNTLLQSDEPALVVECLNGYRLKEKKPENIADMQTPLGKVEVLQAGKDITLVTYGSTCRIVEKAAERLKERLKISCEVIDVQSLLPFDLEHDILKSLQKTNRLLIVDEDVPGGASAFILQQIIEVQGGFKWLDSAPATLTAKAHRAAYGSDGDYYSKPNIEDVVEKVYGIMHEVLPKQYPLFF
- a CDS encoding HAD domain-containing protein — its product is MEKTILILDLDGVLITTPPWKQDRIHADGYSDFNPKVVQNLNELLQFSDFEIWLSSARRTTKSLEEFNQIFKNRSIEGEIIDFLPIHKYRLSRREEIEYFLVEKAIENYLIIDDDKSLSGLEEKSKLVLTELLKGFDRDKLKEAKIKVSNSFGDC